ACCCAAAAAACGATTTGTGACCTGTAGGAGCGCGCTTGCCCGCGATTGTGGTGGGTCTGTGACATCAATATCGTTTGACCCATCGATTTCGCGGGCAAGCGCGCTCCTACAGGGTTCGGCGCTATCTGCCGAGGTAAACCTCAATCACCCGTTCATCCGCCTGCACGTCTTCAAGCGACCCCTCGGCCAGCACGCTGCCCTGGTGCAGCACTGTCACGTGGTCGGCGATGGAGCCGACAAAGCCCATGTCATGCTCAACCACCATCAGCGAGTGCTTGACCGCGAGGCGCTTGAACAGCTCGGCGGTGAATTCGGTTTCGGCATCGGTCATGCCCGCAACAGGCTCATCGAGCAGCAACAGTTGCGGGTCCTGGACCAACAACATGCCGATCTCGAGAAACTGCTTTTGCCCGTGGGACAGCAGCCCCGCCGGGCGCGACATCGAGCTGGTCAGGCGAATGGTTTCCAGCACCTCATCAATGCGGTCACGCTGCTCGCCGTTGAGTTTTGCGCGCAAGCTGGCCCACACCGATTTATCGGTCTTCTGCGCCAGCTCCAGGTTTTCGAATACGCTCAGCGCCTCGAACACCGTCGGCTTCTGAAACTTGCGGCCGATGCCCGCCTGGGCAATCTGCACCTCGCTCATCTGCGTCAGGTCCAGGGTTTCACCGAACCAGGCTTTGCCGTGGCTCGGGCGAGTCTTGCCGGTGATCACGTCCATCAGCGTGGTTTTGCCCGCGCCGTTTGGGCCGATGATGCAGCGCAGCTCACCCACGCTGATATACAGGTTCAGGTCATTGAGCGCCTTGAAGCCGTCGAAGCTGACGCTGATGTCTTCAAGGGTCAGGATCGTGCCGTGCCGGGTATTGAGCCCGGTGCCCGCCACCTGGCCAAGCCCGATGGCGTCGCGGCTGGTGCCCGCGTCGCTGTTCGGATCGAGCACCGGATCGAAGGCGGGAGTGGGAGTGACTTTCATTGTTCGCCCCTTTTCTTCAGCAGGCCGATCACGCCCTTGGGCAAGTACAGCGTCACTACGATGAACAGCGCACCGAGAAAGAACAGCCAGTATTCAGGGAAGGCCACGGTGAACCAGCTTTTCATGCCATTGACCACCCCGGCGCCCAGCAGCGGGCCGATGAGCGTGCCGCGGCCGCCGAGTGCTACCCAGACGGCGGCTTCGATGGAGTTTGTCGGAGACATCTCGCTAGGGTTGATGATGCCGACCTGCGGCACGTACAACGCGCCTGCCAGGCCGCACAGCACTGCACTCAATACCCAGACGAACAGCTTGAAACCGCGCGGGTCGTAGCCGCAAAACATCAGGCGGTTTTCGGCGTCGCGCAGTGCGGTCAGCACACGGCCAAACTTGCTTTGCGCCAGGCGCCAGCCGACATACAGACTGCCGACCAGCAGCGCCACCGTGAGCAGAAACAACACCGCCCGGGTGCCTTGCGAGGTGATGCTGAACCCCAAAATGCTGCGGAAGTTAGTGAAGCCGTTGTTGCCGCCGAACCCGGTTTCGTTGCGAAAAAACAACAGCATTCCGGCGAAGGTCAGGGCCTGGGTCATGATAGAGAAGTACACGCCCTTGATCCGCGAACGGAAGGCGAAGAAGCCGAATACCAGCGCCAGCAACCCCGGCGCCAGCACCACCAGACACATGGCCCAGAGAAAGTGTTGCGTGCCCACCCAATACCACGGGATTTCGGTCCACGACAAAAAGGTCATGAACGCAGGCAAGCCATCGCCCGCCGCCTCGCGCATCAGGTACATGCCCATGGCGTAACCGCCGAGGGCGAAGAACAGGCCATGCCCAAGCGACAGCAAACCGGCGTAACCCCAGACCAGGTCCAGCGCCAGCGCGACGATGGCGTAACACAGAATCTTGCCGACCAGCGTCAGGGTGTAGGCCGAGACTTGCAGGCTGTTGCTTTCCGGCAGTAACGACAACAGCGGCAAAGCGATCAGCAGGGCAAGAATCACCACGCCGACACTGATCGTGACTTTGGTGCCCGCGCGTTGCGCAGCCGTGACCATCAATGGTTGATTCATCAGTCGATCACCCGTCCTTTCAACGCGAAAAGGCCTTGCGGACGTTTTTGAATAAACAGAATGATCAGCGCCAGGATCAGGATCTTGCCCAGCACGGCGCCGATTTGCGGCTCGAGAATCTTGTTGGCGATGCCCAGCCCGAAGGCCGCCATCACGCTCCCGGCCAGTTGACCGACGCCGCCGAGCACGACCACCAGGAACGAGTCGATGATGTAGCTCTGGCCCAGGTCAGGGCCGACGTTGCCAATCTGGCTCAGCGCCACGCCGCCGAGTCCGGCGATCCCGGAACCGAGCCCGAAGGCCATCATGTCGATACGTCCGGTGGGCACGCCGCAGCAGGCGGCCATGTTGCGGTTCTGGGTGACGGCGCGCACGTTCAGGCCCAGTCGGGTCTTGTTAAGCAGCAGCCAGGTCAGCACTACCACAAACAGCGCGAAGGCGATGATCACGATGCGGTTGTACGGCAGCACAAGATTGGGCAGCACCTGAATCCCGCCGGACAGCCATTCCGGGTTGGCCACTTCGACGTTTTGCGCGCCGAATACCACCCGGATCAGCTGGATCAACATCAGGCTGATGCCCCACGTGGCGAGCAAGGTTTCCAATGGGCGGCCATACAAATGACGAATGATCGTGCGCTCCAGCGCCATGCCTATGCAGGCCGTGACGAAGAAGGCCACCGGCAAGGCGATCAGTGGATAGAACTCGATAGCGGCCGGTGCGTAACGCTGAAACATTAATTGCACGACATAGGTGGAGTAAGCGCCGAGCATCAGCATCTCGCCGTGGGCCATGTTGATCACGCCCAGCAAGCCGAAGGTGATCGCCAGCCCCAGCGCTGCCAGCAACAGGATCGAGCCCAGCGACATGCCGCTGAACGCCTGACCGAGAATTTCGCCGATCATCAGTTTGCGTTTCACCTGCGCCAGGCTGGTTTCAGCCGCCAGGCGCACCGTGGCGTCGGTTTCGACGTTGGGTTCGAGCAGCGCTTGCAGTCGTGTGCGGGCCAGCGGGTCACCGGTTTCGCCGAGCAGACGTACAGCGGCTAGACGCACGGAGGGGCTGGTGTCCACCAGTTGCAAGTTGGCGAGTGCCAGGGTCAGTGCCGAGCGGACGGTGTCGTTTTGCTCGCTGGCCACTTGCTGAGTGAGCAGCGGCAATTGCGCCGGGCGGGCGCTTTTCTGCAGTTGTTGCGCGGCGGCCAGACGCAGTTTTTCATCAGCGGCCAGCAGTTGGTGACTGGCGAGGGCGGTATCGACCAGTCCGCGCAGTCGGTTGTTCAGGCGCAGTTTGCGCGGCTCGTCGGGGGTCGGCGCATCGGCGGAGGGGGCTGCGTCGGGGTCGACGGCGACGATTTTTTCGTGGGTTTCAATGAACGCACGTTTGCTGCTGTCGGCGGCAACGCGTCCGTCCTGCAGGGCGATCATCAGCTCGACGCGCGCGGGATCGGGCCTGGCGGCCCAGGCTTCCAGCAAGTCGGCTTGTCCGGCGGAACTGGCCGCAACGAAATCTC
The DNA window shown above is from Pseudomonas sp. BSw22131 and carries:
- the urtD gene encoding urea ABC transporter ATP-binding protein UrtD, whose product is MKVTPTPAFDPVLDPNSDAGTSRDAIGLGQVAGTGLNTRHGTILTLEDISVSFDGFKALNDLNLYISVGELRCIIGPNGAGKTTLMDVITGKTRPSHGKAWFGETLDLTQMSEVQIAQAGIGRKFQKPTVFEALSVFENLELAQKTDKSVWASLRAKLNGEQRDRIDEVLETIRLTSSMSRPAGLLSHGQKQFLEIGMLLVQDPQLLLLDEPVAGMTDAETEFTAELFKRLAVKHSLMVVEHDMGFVGSIADHVTVLHQGSVLAEGSLEDVQADERVIEVYLGR
- the urtC gene encoding urea ABC transporter permease subunit UrtC; translation: MNQPLMVTAAQRAGTKVTISVGVVILALLIALPLLSLLPESNSLQVSAYTLTLVGKILCYAIVALALDLVWGYAGLLSLGHGLFFALGGYAMGMYLMREAAGDGLPAFMTFLSWTEIPWYWVGTQHFLWAMCLVVLAPGLLALVFGFFAFRSRIKGVYFSIMTQALTFAGMLLFFRNETGFGGNNGFTNFRSILGFSITSQGTRAVLFLLTVALLVGSLYVGWRLAQSKFGRVLTALRDAENRLMFCGYDPRGFKLFVWVLSAVLCGLAGALYVPQVGIINPSEMSPTNSIEAAVWVALGGRGTLIGPLLGAGVVNGMKSWFTVAFPEYWLFFLGALFIVVTLYLPKGVIGLLKKRGEQ
- the urtB gene encoding urea ABC transporter permease subunit UrtB — its product is MPKSFYRLIVALSLLLPFTVQASDAGDFVAASSAGQADLLEAWAARPDPARVELMIALQDGRVAADSSKRAFIETHEKIVAVDPDAAPSADAPTPDEPRKLRLNNRLRGLVDTALASHQLLAADEKLRLAAAQQLQKSARPAQLPLLTQQVASEQNDTVRSALTLALANLQLVDTSPSVRLAAVRLLGETGDPLARTRLQALLEPNVETDATVRLAAETSLAQVKRKLMIGEILGQAFSGMSLGSILLLAALGLAITFGLLGVINMAHGEMLMLGAYSTYVVQLMFQRYAPAAIEFYPLIALPVAFFVTACIGMALERTIIRHLYGRPLETLLATWGISLMLIQLIRVVFGAQNVEVANPEWLSGGIQVLPNLVLPYNRIVIIAFALFVVVLTWLLLNKTRLGLNVRAVTQNRNMAACCGVPTGRIDMMAFGLGSGIAGLGGVALSQIGNVGPDLGQSYIIDSFLVVVLGGVGQLAGSVMAAFGLGIANKILEPQIGAVLGKILILALIILFIQKRPQGLFALKGRVID